The DNA region CTCGCCTATTTTGGCCGCGTTGACTGCCCCGGCGGCGATTTTAGCCCCGGTGACACAACCGTCCCGCAGGTCGGGCGTGTTTACCTCCAGGTCCTTGATTTTCGCCGCGCTGACCGACGCATCGGCAATCTTCTCGGCGGTCACCGCGCCGTTGGCAATCTTAACAGTCGTTACCGCGTTAGCCGCAATCTTGGGCGTGGTCACCGCGGCGTCCTTTAATTTGCCGGCGCTGACCTGCAATGCGCCGATTTTATTGGTAGTCACTGCCCCGTTTTTGAGCTTGGCGGTTTCTACGCTGTCTGATACTAACTTGCTGCTGTCAACTGCGCCGGCCGCAATCTTCGGACCGGTCACGGCTCCGGGGGCGATGGTGATGGTGGTTACTTCGTTTGGTTGTAATGGCATAAAATCCTCTCTTAGAGCCAGTTAGAGCATAGCGAGTTACTGGCTCTTAGACCCCGCCGAATGGCGGGGCTGATGTTATCCCGCTAAAGCGGGATTACAATAGGTTACAAAGGGTTACAAAAGGTTACGGCTTGCACTGAGCAAAGCGAATGTGTAACCCCTTGTAACTTCTTGTAACTTTTGTAACCTCTTGTAACCTTTTTTATGGCGCGTATTTGGCCGCCGGGTCGCTAAAGTCACCCTGTCCGGCCGCGCCGACCGCGGCTACCCGGAACCAGTATTTAGTGCCGCTGGTCAGGCCGGTGATGGCGGTGAATGACTCGGTGGAATTCCTCTTGAACGCCCAGCTATCCGGCACATTCGGGTCGGTGGTCATCTGGATGAGGTAACTTTTTGCCCCGTACACCGGCTTCCAGTTTAGGTCAATCTCGCCGTCTCCGCCGCCGACCTCGGCATATAAGTCTGTGGGCGCGAGCAATTGCCCGACCGGCGCGCCTGTATCCTTAACCGACATCCCGGAGGACAGGATTTTGGCGACATCGCCGGCCGAGATATTTTCCACATAGAGCGCGGCCTGGGTCAATACCAGGTCCAACGCCTTGGCCGCGTCGTCCAGCAGTTCAGTGGCGGTTTTGGCCGCCGTGCGCGTCGCCTCGGCGTTACCTACGGCGGTTTCCGCCGCGGTAATCTTGGCGGTGATGCCTACCAGGGCCGGCACCGGCGTGGTGAAATTCGGATTCCCGGTCATCTGAACCACGACATTTTTCCCAAATTTAATCCTGTCTCCAACGGTCATACCCTTGAGCCCTAACTTTACTTTTGCGATTGCCATACCTTTACCCTCTCTTTCTTACGGACTGTTAGACAACCCCCTTTTATTCCCCCTTTGTTAAGGGGGATTCAGGGGGTTGTTGTTACAGCCAGTTAGACCCGCCTCAGGCGGGTTCTTTCTTATAACTCCATATAATACTAATGTTATATCACCAAGCGGTGACTTTGCCCCATGTCGGATTACTCCAATCCTATATCGGAATGCTCCAATCCCATATCGGAATGCTCCAATCCCATATCGGAATACTCCAATCCCATACCGGAATGCTCCAATCCCATATCGGAATGCTCCAATCCCATATCGGAATGCTCCAATCCCATATCGGATTACTCTATCCGATATCGGAATGCTCCAATCCCATATCGGAATGTTCCAATCCCATATCGGATTACTCCAATCCTATATCGGAAAATGACTGCATTTCACCTCCTTTCTGATGAGTAGAATAGCTGAAAAGGGGAATGGATTTTCGGGCATATTATCTCCTATACCCGCCCGTACGCCCTATTAAAATGGGCGACCGTAGGGTCGGGCGAGTTATGGCGCCAGAGGCGCCAGTCCTAAGGAACTATTTAGCCCGCGCTGGAAACATCACGATGCAAAACTTGATGCAAAACTTATCCCGACAAGTAGTCGGGATAAGAGCCAGTAAAGTCCCCCGACCCCGAATGCTTTCGGGGCGGGGTCCTAACTAGCTC from Planctomycetota bacterium includes:
- a CDS encoding fibronectin type III domain-containing protein, with amino-acid sequence MAIAKVKLGLKGMTVGDRIKFGKNVVVQMTGNPNFTTPVPALVGITAKITAAETAVGNAEATRTAAKTATELLDDAAKALDLVLTQAALYVENISAGDVAKILSSGMSVKDTGAPVGQLLAPTDLYAEVGGGDGEIDLNWKPVYGAKSYLIQMTTDPNVPDSWAFKRNSTESFTAITGLTSGTKYWFRVAAVGAAGQGDFSDPAAKYAP